GTCTGCCCGATCAGAATAATTTGCCATAAAGTGACTACCAACAAACAAGGTTAATTGtaggttttctttaaaaaaaacagatgacTAAACCACCTGAATTTCTCTTGATGTCCTGAAAGTGTAAATCAGACTACGACTGTCGAGCTGAGTGAACCAAGCACGGATACCCACCGCGATGCAAAAGATCGTTTGTTATgatcaaatatttattgtccgCTGGAAATAAAACTTTCCTCACTGACCGAACTCGCCCCTGCGCCTTTAAAACATCGGAAACGTCAACCGTCACCGTGAGAACGCCACCGCTCGTAACCAATCAAAGGCTCCGAATTTGAACATGTCAGCGCGAGATACTTCCGGCTACCGTAAGACCTTGTCCAGGTAACCGTCGCCGCAGACCCGCCccgccccccatcccccatcctccTAATCCCACTCTTGAACAACACGTGATTAACTTCCCTGTCCACTCTGGAGAGGGCTCTCGCCTGGGTGCTTCTGTAATGTGGAGAGGGCATTGAGCCGAgaatgggttggagggtttgagctacagggaaggcctgaataggctgggggctgttttccctggagcatggagaCTGAGGGCTGactttttagaggtttataaaaaccatTAGGgtcatggttaggataaatagtcagggtcttttccctggggtggaaggagtttagaactagagggcataggtttaacgtgagagaagaaagatttcaaagggggccacattttcacacaaagggtggtgtgtgtatggaatatgcggttagaggacgtggtggaggctggtccaagtacagcatttaaaaggcatctggatggctatgtgaataggaaaggtttggagggatatggaccaagtgctggcaaacgggactagattaatttaggatatctcgcCAAGATGGATGAGTTTGAAAGGGCTGTTTTGGTGCGCTATGTCTCTATGCATCTATACAGATGTGAGCCCTGACTTCACTACCCGGTGACGGGGTATCAAGCTCCTTCCTCGATTTCATTGCCCAGTTGGACTGGCTGACTTACTGTCGCACTACAAATCAAGAGAAGCTGAATGTTCATCCATTCCGTAACCATGAtgtgaagatgccagtgttggactgggtttcaCATCTATTTTTGCGTTCAATGTAATAAAATGGTACAAGGCCCTTTGTGGTGCCATTATAATATAAAATTTAACACCGAACTGTATAAAGGGAGATTCAGATAAAACTTTGGTCAAAGATGTTGAAGGAGAGattaaaggaagagagaaaaattgggaagaaattccaAAGTTTAGGGCTTAGAATGCTGATAGAACAATTAATATTGGTGATGTTGAAAAAGCCACATTTTGGGGAGTACAGTTAATTTTGAGGGTTATGGTCCTGGAAGAACTGTCCCATTGAGAGGGCTAAAATAGTGAGCCACAATCCATAAAAGGGACCATAGAtgcaaaaacagaatttgttgcAATAACTAAGCAGGcctggaagggtcactggacctgaaatgttaactcttgtttGCTTTCTGCAGGTGCTGTCAGATCTGTTGAGTTAtttcagcaatttttatttttgtcccTGGTTTCTGGCATCCACAGTTTTTATTTAAGTGGTTGGATGTCCTTCTTAGTGAGAGCCATAGAGACtgctgtggcacagtggtggtgtccctgACTCTTGGTCAGGAGGCTCAAGTTGaaatcccacctgttccaaaTCTGTGTAATAACATTTGGGAACAGGATGAATagaaaatagagagagaaaatgtggcTGTATAACTTGAAGAGCACCATTCCACATCAAACATGAGTGAGGCACAGATGCAAGTCTCTCAGTGGCACTAAAACTGGTAGGGGATTGAACATGTGTTGTTGGTGCAATTCTACGTCACATTCTGGTCAACTGAATAAActgattccaacatttaaaaataataatgaTAATATTTATATTGAGCTATACTGGGAGAAGTAAGTAcagattaagattagattccctacagtgtggaaacaggcccttcagcccacaccgaccctccaaaaagaaatccacccaaacccatttcccctctgactaatgcacctaatatatgggcaatttagcatggtcaattcacttgcacatctttggactgtgggaggaaactagagcacctggggaaacctacacagacgcagggagaatgtgcaaactccacacagaccgtcacctgaggctggaatcaaacctgggaccctggtgctgtgaggcagcagtgctagccactgtgccacccctgagATCTGATGGGTGAACAGAACTtaaactcatagagatgtacagtatggaaacacacccttcggttcaactcgtccatgccaatcagatatctgaaatcaatctggtcccatttgccaacacttggcccatgccccctaaacccttcctattcatatatccatccggaagccttttaaatgttgtaattgtaccagactctaccagttcttctggcagttcattccatacatgcactatcttttgcgtgaaaaagttgccctttcggtcctttttagatctttcccctctcaacccaaatctaagccctccagttctggactccctgtaccccagggagaagaccttgcCTACCTGACCATGACCCtcgatattataaacctctataaggtcacccctcaacctccaatgctccatggaaaacagcccaactagtcagcctctccctaaactgaagccctccaaccctggcaacatccttgtgattcttttctgaactctttcaagtttcacacatctTTCCTGTTGGAGGAGGACcaatattgcacacaatattctgaagTGGCCAAATAAATGCTATAGAAACGGGGACGCAAACGAGAAGGGGAAGTGGATGTTTTGATAAGGGAtttatggctgtacttagggatGATATTCCTGAGAATACGTGTAGAGAAGTTACTTgtgtgcaactgagaaataagaaaggaatgatcaccttattaggatcaTACCAtagaccctccccaccccctccccgtgcctagtcagcaggaaattgagaaatatgTAAGAAGatgtcagttatctgtaagaataatagggtaataATGGtgcgggattttaactttccaaacatggactgggactgccatagagttaagagtttagatggagaggaatttgtaaagtgtgtacaagaaagttttctgattcagaactTGGTGAAGTTAAAATATGGTGAACAGTACTGGATAAATTCACGTTTATCGAGGATGCGAGAATGGGCAATGGGAGGCCGACCAGGAGAGGGTTGGAATAGTGAAGTTTAGATGTAAAAAAGGCTTGAATGAGGATAGGTAAAGCAGATAAAATAAGCATTGTTATATAGATTGATGTAGATTGCAGTTGATATAGGAAAGAGAGATCTGGCAGCACTCGATATCATGAAGTAATGAAAGGCCTAATATAAATGTGAGATCTTTCTTTTATGTGCAATGCTATTATTAAAATATGGTATTTATTAATTTTGATGCTAAGACATCATCTATTTTCATAGATATATAATAAAGATAAAGacaattctgtatgtttcaaataAACCAGAAAACAATGCAAGTATACAAGTCCACCAAAATCTGAAAAACAGACCAATGCGTTAAGGTAAGGActtcacattttatttttctgtttaaaGATTGTGAAGTAACTGTTTCATCTGTCTCATATAGttaaaatatttaatataattttcaaattttttttacaaaattaatcattctgcttttcttttgttgtatAAAAAACTAATTAGAATTTCTTTTAAACAGTTGTGAGAAATTTTGATGCACAGGATGGCTTCCAAGTTAATGTGGTTGGTACTTGGAGTAGTCAGGGTGCTATGGTGCCTAGCACCACAAACAGGCTATATACATCCTGATGAATTTTTCCAGTCTCCAGAGGTTATGGCAggtaaaatgtcttttaaagactTTCTACAACTAATTTCCTTTGCTTTTAAAATAAACTGCTTCATCCCATGCTCATGAATTAACTTCTGTATCTACAAAATTTCGAGGGTGACATGATTTAGTTTTAACAGAGGTCTGCATAAAATTGGAATTAATTCTAATTTTGATgttaaaatgaaataattttgttGCAGTGTGCTACTCAGCTGCAATCCGTAAGAACTAATTGGCTATATTAAGAAGCAAATGAGATACTAATTGCCAGAAGTTCATGGAGAAATGTAAAACCAAAAATGCTAAAATGCAACATAATAAAATAACATTATTGTTAAAGTGTTATCAATGTTAATACTCTGTAGAATTACATTGCATTGATTGAATAACAGTTTCATAAAATATTATTCcacatcaaaaacaaaaacttACATTCGTATAGTGCCTCTAACATTCCAGAGCTTTTCATAAACATTTACCAGTGTTAATATTGACCCACATGATGTATCAGGACAAGTGACCAAAACTTAATGTTTTGATTAAAGTTCTAAGTGGTATCTTAAAGGAGCAGAGATGGAATTTTAAGGCTTAAGTAGTTGAAAACTGCCAATGGTGAAGATTTACAATTGGAGATGCACAAAAGACCAGAATGAGAGGACAGCATGGAAAGTTGTACGActgcaagagagggagagaaggagtatttgcaaacaaggatgagaatttgaaaatcaagGGATTGTTGGACAAGGTGCCAGTGTAGATTAGTGAGCAAATGATGGATGAATGAAGTTTGTGCAAAATGGAATAAGGACAACAGAGGTTTGTACAAGGTCAGATTTATGGAGGGAGCTTAGCCAGCTAAGAAAGCACTGTAACGGTCAAATCTTGAGATTCTAAAGGTatggatgagggtttcagcagatGAGATTAGGCAGAACAGAAATTGGCAATGTTACAATGGTGGAAGAAGATGGTTTTGGTGATCAGTGGACCGTGCGATTGCAAACTCATCTCTAGTTCAGATAGGATGCTGGGGGTGGGAATAGTCTGGCTATGGAATGAGGTGGAGTTAATAGATATTGTGAAAGAGACTAAACCCAGCAGTATTTTGTTCATTCAGGATTGAATATCAGACAAGCAATATGGTAAGTCAGATATTAGAGTGATCAAGAGAGATGGAGATGAGAACTTCCTGTTATCAGCAAACACATGGAATCTGATGTGATTCCATTTGATTTGTAGCCAAGGGGAATTTCTTAAATAAGAAATACTCAAAAGTAGGTGGACATTTTAATGACTGGTGCCATTCATTAATTAATCATGGTACAAATTCACAGAGAACAATGGTATTCAGCTTTCGTTTTGATATCTAGGAGTCTGGAGGCAAACAATATTTTAAACCGGAGTGAGACATATGTTTATGAAGGCAGTCATTCTGACACTGTAGAAAATTAGAAACAATGCATGATGCAACCTGAAATATATCAGCAAAGCCAACATAGCCTCACTAAAATATTGGCATGATGTTTATATGAAATAACCTTTTGTGGCCAGCAGTTGCTTAAAACATGCATAATGGGAGCAAGGGTCAGCATAGGTAATTATATTGAGTTTATATTTTGTGGTTGCTCACCTCTTGCAATCCAAGCTTCCACAAATCCAACCTATAGCAAAGCACTGTTATTTTTTAGTGTGTATTTCATATCCACCTGTCAGCTCTGTATATGACTTCACCTTCTTGGTGGGATAAGAGGAAATGCTGGGGAAAAAAGTAAGTAACCGTCTCCATGAATTGCATGGTAAAATAGCTTTGCATTCTTGACTAAAATGTTTTAGATATCTGTTGCTTTCAATCCCTGATATTTGTAAACAAGCTGGAATATGATTTTTTCTTTGTTAGGGTGAAACCTCAGTGAAGGATTCCACAACAACCAAAAGCAATAGAAAAGAAGATGAGATAATTCAGGAAGTAATTAGATGATGccaagtttatattttaaaatcttaGAGACTGTAGGAGGAATTGAAGACTGAAGGGTTAAGGATTTCTACAGATTTTAAGTTCTGGAAAGGATGATTTCAAGCAGGAGGTGGAGCAGCAAGTCTTAATCTCATTATACTGAAAACACAAGAAATATGATGTAATTGGCACTTAGAGGAAAAGAGTGACGAGTATGGAATGAATATGAGTTTTGATAACAGTTCCATTACCTTGGAGTCCAGAGATGACAGAACAATCATCACGCAAATAACTAGCATTTTCTTGTATCTCATCAATGAGGCAGAGAAAAAGAAGCATTTACCAGAGGGAAAAAAAGCCTTGTTTCAATGAGCCAGCATTAGCAATAGAGGAGATGCAGTACCACTAAAGATCTGAGGAGATAGTGAGAGCAAGAATTGGATGAGATTAAGGTGAAATTATCAAAGGTAAGAGGTATTAATTCAGTGGCTGAATTTTCTATAGCAATGTATATAATTGTCAAAGTAATTTGCTTTTCTCATTTTGAATGTATTTCTTTTCTTTACAGGTGATATTTTGAATCTCAAAACTTACCGTACTTGGGAATTCAATACCAGCTACCCCAGCAGATCAATTCTGTTCCCATTGATCACCACTGGATTTTCATTCACAACACTTAAAGCTTTACACAATTCTGGCCTATTTGACAAAATCCTAAATGGTTACAGTTTGTTGGTTTTCCCTAGATGCTACCTAACATGTGTGTCTTTTATACTAGACTATTCTGTATACCATTTAGCCTGTCTCTGGGGAGCAGATCCATGGGATGCATTGACACTACTGAGTGGGTCACATGTGGTGTTAGTTTTCTACACCCGGACATTTTCAAATGTCATAGAAGCAGTACTTTTTGCATTACTGCTGCTGTTAGTAGCCATGGACATAAAGCAAGCAAGTGTGGCAACGCATTCTATGAGAAAGGAAAGCGGGAACAAAAAACATTTTATTGGGATTGTTTTGGTCTCTGGTTTTTTTAACAGGCCCACATTCATTGGTTATGCTCTAATACCAATGTTCCGATGGCTTTTTTGTGATCAGAAAGGCATTAGTCAGTTTGATTTAAGACGAATTGTGAAGCGTTTCTTTGGTCTTCTATCATCTGTAATTGCGACCAGTTTTCTTTTCATTGTGACAGATGCATTGTATTTTGGTTCATTGTTATCTGAAAGAGCTTGGTTTTTGAAAGATGGGAATAACATTTACACACTATTTGTCAACATAAGCCAACATCTCGTTTTAACCCCTGTTAATCTAATTTTATATAACTTGGACCAAAAAAGCCTTATCGCACATGGTAGCCACCCCTGGTTTACACATCTGACTGTGAACAGTTTTCTACTGTTTGGCGGCCTCCACTTGGC
The Hemiscyllium ocellatum isolate sHemOce1 chromosome 13, sHemOce1.pat.X.cur, whole genome shotgun sequence DNA segment above includes these coding regions:
- the LOC132821493 gene encoding GPI mannosyltransferase 4-like translates to MHRMASKLMWLVLGVVRVLWCLAPQTGYIHPDEFFQSPEVMAGDILNLKTYRTWEFNTSYPSRSILFPLITTGFSFTTLKALHNSGLFDKILNGYSLLVFPRCYLTCVSFILDYSVYHLACLWGADPWDALTLLSGSHVVLVFYTRTFSNVIEAVLFALLLLLVAMDIKQASVATHSMRKESGNKKHFIGIVLVSGFFNRPTFIGYALIPMFRWLFCDQKGISQFDLRRIVKRFFGLLSSVIATSFLFIVTDALYFGSLLSERAWFLKDGNNIYTLFVNISQHLVLTPVNLILYNLDQKSLIAHGSHPWFTHLTVNSFLLFGGLHLAAVTTGVKTMVSKFACKASGHTSHKGNLENKLPAKLSMTTQITEYLLLVYFIPIVVLSMFSHQEPRYISPLIVPLVILSASKYKMWSWKVVIVVFNLLGSVFFGCLHQGGLIPCLSYLEKVLHSENPLPSQTEHNFIFYHTYMPPRYLLNIKSDEKFVRIIDLGGSDVSFLNNTMNELLDNSASKHFGKNEEINIYMIAPGTVQDDIKNCGFQWKTVASFFPHLTMEDPPDISSLLSEDGLTQLSLYIFKVHIKLKQPEH